Part of the Pseudomonas sp. P8_241 genome is shown below.
GGTCATCCATTGCCCTTGCTCGCCGCACGCTTGGAACATACCGCCCCAGACTACGAAGCCACCTACGCCGAACACTTCAACTGCCCGCTGCACTTCGGGGGCCGAAACAATGCGTTCGCCTTCGATAAGCATTGGCTCGATCAACCCTTGCCACTGGCCGATATCATCACCCATCAAGCCATGGCCGAACGTTGCCGCAAGCAAAACATAGAATTCACAGGACGCCAGGCCTGGCTGGGGCGGATCCGGCAATTGCTCAGTGCACAGCTCAACGCAGCACCAGGACTCGAAGGGCTGGCCGAGCAGATGAACTGTTCAGCGCGCACGTTGCGCCGACACCTCAAGGATCTGGGTTGCAGCTATCAGGAACTGCTCGACGAGTTGCGCTTCGAGCAGGCCAAGCAAATGCTGTGCGAGGATCAACTGCCGATTTATCAAATCGCCGAGGCGTTGGGCTTTAGCGAGACCGCGAGTTTTCGCCATGCGTTTGTGCGCTGGAGTGGTGTCGCGCCGAGCCAGTTCAGGCCGCACGGGTAACTCTCTGGAAGCAGGCTTGCCGCTCCCATTTGAATTTAGATAATAAAAACTTTTCTGCGGAGCTCCCGTATCACGCCCTGGACACAATCGACCGCAATGAGGATTATCAAGATGACGCTCGCGGTGATGATGACGCCCGAGTGATCACACGAAGCACCAGAGAGTTATTACCTTTTTGAGTTGCTGACAAGTCGCTCGACAAAAAACTCTACATGCCCTCTTGGAGCGCCCAGCAATGGCCAAGCGTCAGCCTTGAGCGCAACCTCCTGAAAGGCTTTACTGCATTTGCATCGCGGATGTCTCTCGTAAACCGCCCGCCGTGTCTGCGCGGCATTACGTACATATTCGTCGTAAGGAATTGCTCCCGCATACTCCAGGAAAACATCCAGGAAGTGGTCCGTGAGTTTAATAAGCTTGGCAAACAAACTCAGCCCTTCCAGAGGGTTAATTTCCATGTTGACCAAAACCCTGAAGCGTTTCATCCCGTGCTCATGATTAAGTACTTTGATCAAAGCGTAAGCACCGGAGATGGAAGTCGGCTCATCGCATACAATCACCAAGACTTCATGGGCAGCTCGAATGAAGCTGACTACCGATTCGCCAATACCCGTGGCGGTGTCGATCACCAGCACGTCCAGGCTGTCCGCTATCTCGCTGAATGCCTGTATCAGGCCTGAATGCTGAGCCGGCGACAGGCGCACCATACTCGGGACACCTGAACCAGATGCGACTACGCGCACGCCTCCCGGTCCTTCCATCAGGGTATCGGACAATTCACAGCGGCCTTCGATTAGATCGACAAGCGTATACCGTGGCACAAGCCCCAATTGGACGTCGACATTCGGGAACTCAAGATTTGAATCCAGCAAAACGACTCGGCGCCCAAGCTCCGCTAGCGCCAATGCCAGATTCACAGCCACAGTAGTTTTGCCTACGCCGCCCTTACCGCTAGCGATAGCAATAACTTGTACAAAGTGCTCGGTATCCATACTGACTTTTCAACTCCATATTTAACGCTGACAAGCAATCGAATTCCTTAAATCATCAAGTTCCAAGTCTTCCAGGATTAGCCCTTAACGACTGCTCAGCCACAACCGTCGCACATAAGTTCGCGCTCGCCGATCAGGCGACCTGATCGCCGAATGGATGACTTACATCCAGAAAAAAACAGGATGAAAAAGTTGAACACTGTAAAGACTGACGCACCGGCCAAGATCAAAGCGGACAATATTTTCTTTTTTAACAACGGTAAACTTCCTTGTCATCGATGTATAAAACTGAAACGGGGACAGCACACCCGGACACGTCCTGAGTATGCGCAGGGTGATAGCACTGTGCCAAGAGGCGCCAGCATCCCGACCCGTTCCAGTTGGCCGATGCCGACATCTTGCAAGGCTGGCTGCGAATGGCAGCGCAACGACTTGAAGCGCGCCCACTGTGCTGCCACAACCAGCCCAGCACCTGCGCCAGTGGCAATGCAACGTTCAAGCGCTGCATTGAGCAGCACCTGACGTGCATCGGTAATCAGCCAAGGAGGCGGCGTGCGTGGACCCACCGGCTGATGCGGGTACTTTGGCTCAAACGCCGACGACCAGTTGGGGTGCCAGCAGCGCCTCGCCGGTCCGACCATAGATATCCTCCAGGCGCTCGATGTCGTCCTCACCCAGGTAGCTGCCGGACTGCACCTCGATGATCTCCAGGGGGATTTTTCCAGGGTTGGCCAGGCGGTGCACCGAGGCGATCGGGATGTAGGTGGACTGGTTTTCGGCCAGCAGGAACACCTTATCGTCACACGTCACCTGGGCGATGCCGGACACAACGATCCAGTGCTCTGCGCGGTGGTGGTGCATCTGCAGCGACAGCTGCGCGCCGGGCTTCACGGTGATGCGCTTGACCTGATGGCGAATACCGTTGTCCACCGAGTCGTAGCAGCCCCAAGGTCGATTGACCGCACAATGGCTCTGGGTTTCCGAGCGGCCCTTCAGATCCAGGCGGTTGACCAGTGCTTTGACGTCCTGAACCGAATTCTTGTGGGCGATCATCACCGCATCCTTGGTTTCTACTACCACCAGATCGTCCACACCGACCAAGGCCACCAGCTTGCTGCTGCTGTGTACGAAGCTGTTGCGGCTGTCGTGGGTCAGCACATCGCCCTTGAGCACGTTGCCGGCCTGGTCCTTCTCATGCACGTCCCACAGAGAGGACCAGTTGCCCACGTCACTCCAGCCAGCGGCGAGCGGCACCACGCAGGCCCGGGAGGTCTTCTCCATCACCGCGTAGTCGATGGAGTTGTCCGGGCAACACTCGAAGGTGTTGGTATCGATGGTCATGACATTGCCGCAGCGGTGGCTACGCTCCAGGGCCAGCGCACAAGCGTCGTAGATGCCCGGCGCATGCTTGAGCAACTCGTCCAGATAACGGCTGGCACGGAACAGGAACATGCCGCTGTTCCAGTAATAGCCGCCCGTGCGGACGAGCTCGCGGGCCAGTTCTGCATTGGGCTTCTCGACGAATTGGCTGACCCGGTAGACGCCGGGATGCATGCCGTCGCCGTCACCTGCGCGGGTCGCCTTGATGTAGCCGAAGCCGGTCTCGGGACGTTTGACCGGGATGCCGAACAACACCATCTCCCCTTCCTCGGCCACCGCGCGCGCCACTTCCAGTGCCTCGCGCAGCGCCAGTTGGTCCTCGATCACATGGTCAGCCGGCAGCACCAGCATCAGTTCGTCGCGGCCGTCGGCCAGCAGTTGCAAGGCGGCCATAGCCACGGCCGGCGCGGTATTGCGACCGAAGGGTTCGAGCAGTGTCGAGTGCCCCTCGACGCCGATCCGCTCCAGTTGCTCGTTGACGATAAAGCGGTGCTCATGGTTGCACACGATCAGCGGGCTCTGCATGCCTTCGAAGTCCAGGCGCTGCAGGGTCTGCTGGAATAGCGAAAGCTCGCTGGTCAGGGCGAGGAACTGCTTTGGATACTGCTTGCGCGAAAGGGGCCACAAGCGCGAACCACTACCACCAGAAAGAATTACCGGAATCATGGGAGAAGCCTCATTAAAGTTCCATTTCAAAAAAATACTTGTCCCCGCCGAGGCCCTGCCTCGGACTACCGGGAGAGTGAATGCATCGATGCGATCAAGGATTGAACAACTGGGTGACATCCCCTCCTAACCGATAGGTCTCCAGGGGCTCCAGGGAGCGTCGCCAGGCGTCGGTCTCGGCCGAGCAGCGATAAAGTGCACAGTAGGGTTCCAGCCAGGCGAACTTGCCGTCCTCCTGCAAGTCCTCCAGCTCCTGCGGGTAGCCGGACCGGGCCTCGAAAAGGCGCGGGTTGTGCACGCCCTTTTCGACCCGCTGGGCGAGCCGCTGCAGGGCACCACCGTTGTCGCCACGCAGATCCAGCCCGTTGGCCTCGGCGAATGCCGCGATCATCACCAGCGGCCCCAGGCTGTAGTTGTGGTAGGCAAGCGCCCGGGTGTGCCGGGACAGCTCCAGCGGCAGGTAGCCCTCGGCGTCGACCTGCTCCATGCCATGACGGTACTGCTCGACCGCCCAGTCGAACAGGTCCTGGCGGTCGAGCACCACGGCGCTTGCCATCACCGCCCAGGCAGCCCAGTACTGGTGGTTGTTGCGCCGCTCGCGCGGTTGCTCGTTCCAGTCGTGCACCACCTGGTCGGCGAGCCGGGCGAACCACTGCTCGATGGCGCGAGTTTCGGCCTCATGCCCACGCAAGGGTTCGGAGCCGGAGAACTGCAGCCGCAAATAGGCGGAAGACAGGCTGCCCAGCGCCCATTTGCGCACCGACTTGCCGGTGTGGTTGTAGGTTCGGCTGAGCAGCGCGTCGGCTTCGGCCCATGTGTTCAACCAGGTCAAGGCGCAGTCGGCGTATTCCTGACGACCATCCTCGAGATACTTGCCGACCAGTTTGCTCACGCCGCTTTCCAGCGTACGCACATCACCGGTCAGCCGCTTGTAGCGCGCTGCGGCCTGCGGGTTGAGCTTGTCCCTGGCCGAGTCCGAACCTTCGTATTTGCTCGGGAACAGCAGGTCGCCCGAATAGGGCGCGGGTGCCTCGGGACAATCCGCCACCTTGTCCTTGGGGGACGGAGCGGCCAGGTAGAAGCCGCTGGGCGGCACCAGGCTGGCGCCGGCGTTGCGTTCCAGGGGCTTGCTGCAGCCGCCGGCCAGCAACAGGGCCAGGCCGGTGAGCGCCATCCGCGAACAAATCTGCCAGGGTTTCATAGCCATTCCTCAGTTGGTCGCAACCGGACGCTTGACCCAGGCCGGAGACAGCTTGTCGGCGGAACCGGTGACGAACAGGCTGACCACTTCGCCACGCTCCAGCACCAGCGGGTCGAGGTCACGAATCTTGCGGTCGCCAGCGAACAGCGTCAGGCGCACCTTGACCGGGTTGATCTCGCGCTCGCCACGGGCATTAGCCGAGACCGGGTGGATGACCTCGGTACGGCCGTCGGCGGTTTTAATCGACAGGGCGGTGTCGGATAGATTCTGCAGGCGCAGCAGGGACTTCTGGCGATTCTTGAACGGCGGCTCATCCACCAGCTCCAGCGCCCCATCCGGCATCTGCACCAGTGTGTAGTAGCGCTCGGCGTCGAGCTTCACCGCCAGGCTCTTGCCATCTGCACCGACGGTGTAACTACCGGCCGGCAGGAAGGCGAAATCGCTGCTGCTTTTGGCGCCCAGGTCATTGATGCGGACAGGGCCGAGGTTGGCGTCAAAACTGCTGTTTGCAGCGTTGAAGCCGCGCACGAAGGCCGAGCCGTACGGTGCCGCCGGACCGTAGAGCGCCGCTTCGTCAGCCATCACCCACGGGGCGGACAGGCCAAGCAGCAGGCTGCCCAAGCGCAGGGTGTAGGACATCGAGGAAAAAAGGGACATACAGGTGCTCCTAGAATTGCAGGATGGGCTCAGTGGAGGTGGAGGTGGCGGTGCGCAGCGCGCGGCTGACCGGTTCCTCGCCGTTGTGCAGCCGGGCGAGCCAGGCCGCGTCGAATCCGGACAGGTCGCTTGGTAGCATCAGATAGCGCTCGGGGAACTCCCAGATCACCAGGCGCAGCCCGGCGAGCTCTTTATCCCCCTGCTGCAGCAGGTTCAGCATGGGCACCAGTGGGCCCTTGCCCTCCTCGGCGTAATTGACCAGGTCGCTGCCCAGGGCCTGTTTCAGAGCACCGGCGAAGTTCCAGTCCGGGTTGGCGCTGTAGCTGGTCCCGACCAGCGCGATCGATGGCAGGGCGTCGACGAACAGCTCATCCTCGGCGCTCGCCTCCTGTCCCTCGGCGGCCCGGGTCAGGCGCGGGCGCAGGCGCTCGGCCGGTGGTTGCAGGTCGGCGAAGTACGGTTCAAGGGGCAGGAAGCTCAGCAGGTCGCCTTTGTGCTCCCTGCTGGCGACAGCCTCGGTGACGAAGGTCTGGTCGCCATGCTGCCAAATACCCTGCCGCGCCAGATGCTCGGCCAGACTCCTGGCCGCGACCTCTGCGCCGAAGGGGGTCCAGTGGCTGTCGGTACGCAGAAACACCGGCCCCTGCGCCTTCGCCTGCTGCAGGGCAGGCAACAGATTCGGCCCGTCCAACCCGGCTTGGCGCATCATGTCCAGGACCTTCGGGTACAGGCGCTGCTGAGCCAGCGCGGGTAGCTCGTCATCCAGATGCTCCGGATAGAGTCGAGCCTTGGCTGGCAGGAGCGCCAGCACCAGCGTCACTCCTCGACGCTCGAGTTCCGCCCGTACGGCATTCACCAACCGCCAGTTGTCCTGCAACTGATCAGGTTTGCTCGCCGGCTTGAACTCCTCGTCCGAGAACAGCCAGCCGTCCTGGCCGATGATCACGCCCTGGCGGCCTTCGCCGAAAAGCCTGTAGCCCGCCAGCGCCCAGAGATTGGTGCCCAGTTGCTTGACCGGGAACTCGGCGTCGTAGTGCTTCTCGAAGGCCAGCGCCAGTTTGCCGTCCAGCACGCTGGTTTCACTGGCTGTGGAGAAGCCGAATACCGCGCGTAGGGACCATAGGCAGAGCACCAGCAACAGGCTGCAGAAGATCAGGCTGTAGAGCAGGTTCAGGGTTCTGTTCATAGTCGATTCCCCTCAGAACTGGAAGTAAAGGAAGGGCGAGAAGCTTTGCGCCGAGAGCTTCAGCACCGAGACGGTGAACAGCAGGAGCACGGCAGCGTGGAAGGCCACGGCGCCTATCCGCAGGCGCGCCACGGCGGCTCGGCCGTTGGCGTTGATCATGATGCCGTCGTCTTCACGGGCGCTGGCCTTGGGTCCTGCGGCCAGCGGCTGGCTGTAGAACTGACGGATGCCGAAGATGGCCAGCACGACATAGGCCAGCACCAGGGTGGCGATCTGCAGGCTGGTGAGCTGAGCGCGGTAGAGCTCCGAGAGCCGGAAGTCGGCGAAGCTGAACATGGCAGCGTACATGCGCCAGGCGACGTCGAGGTTCTCGGCGCGAAAAATCACCCAGCCGATCACCACCAGCATGAAGGTGAAGACCCACCTCAGCGGGTTGAGCACGCGTGGCGCGGCGTTCACGCCCAAGGAACGCTCAATGGCCAACCAGGCGCCGTGCCAGGCGCCCCAGAGAATGTAAGTGAAGTTGGCGCCATGCCACAGACCACCCAACAGCATGGTCAGGAACAGGTTACGGTAGGTCTGGAAGGAGGTTCCGCGGTTGCCGCCCAGGCTGATGTACAGGTAGTCGCGCAGCCAGGTGGAGAGGCTGATGTGCCAGCGTCGCCAGAACTCGGTAATGGACTGGCTGATGTACGGCTGCTTGAAGTTTTCCATGAAGCGGAAGCCCATCATCAGGCCCAGGCCGATGGCCATGTCGCTGTAGCCGGAAAAGTCGAAATACAGTTGCGCGGTATAGGCCAGCGCACCAAGCCAGGCGTCGCCCGTGGTGGGGTCGGAAAGTGCGAAGCAATGGTCGGCGATGGGCGCGATGCTGTCTGCGATGAAGACCTTCTTGATGAAGCCTTGCATGAAGCGCGTACAGCCCTCGGCGAACTTGTCCACAGTGTGGGTACGGTGGTTGAACTGGTCCACCAGGTCGCGGAAACGCAGTACCGGGCCGGCAATCAGATGCGGGAAGATCGCCACAAAAGCGGCGAAGTCCACCAGGTTATGGGTGGCTGGGGTGTCGCCGCGGTAGACGTCGATGATGTAGCTGATGGACTCGAAGATGTAGAAAGAGATCCCGATCGGCAGCAGGATGTGCGTGAGCACGAAGGGCTCCATGCCGAACGAGGTGATGATGGCGTTGAGGCTGTCGACGCCGAAATTGGCGTACTTGAAATAGCCGAGTACGCCGAGGTCGACCACCACACCGAGGAGCAACCATTTCTGCGCAGTTTTCGTGCGCACTCCAGCCGCGCCGATGCGCAGTCCAATCCAGTAGTTGAACACTGTCACGACAGCGAACAGCACCAGAAAGTCGATGCGCCACCAGGCATAGAAGATGTAGCTAGCGACCAGCAACAGCAGGTTTCGATAGCGCGTTCCGACCAGGTAGTACAAGCCGAGGAAAATCGGCAGGAACAGGAACAGGAACACGTTGGAAGAAAAAACCACGCTCTCAATCTCCTTTTGAATGATCATCGTTGCCCTAAGGAGCCCATGCGCCAGGCGCATGGCTCCATCCGGTCAATCGGCCTTGGCTTGCATCACGCTGGCGGGTTTGTCCGCCCTGCGGCAGATCTTCGCCTCGACCTGCAGTCCCGGGGGCATGTCTGCTGGCATATCGATCTCCAGGGACAGCAGCGTCTGCCCAGCCCACTCGGCGTCCTCACGCAAGCGGAAAACAAAGCGGCCGTTCGACTCGACTTCCCGCGACCGACTGATCAACAGGTTTTCCCTCGAGCCGCTCATGTACCAGACGGTACTGCGCAAATCGCTGATCGCGGGCTTGCTGAACTGAATCTCGACGACGGCGTCCTCGCTGTGGATCGGTTTGACCCCAGTGTTGACCAGCACCTCGTTCTTGCCTGGCCGCAGGGTCAGCTTCTGGTCTATGTCCGCCGTTACGTCCCGGCAACCGTTATTTAGCAGGGGCATGGCCTGGCGATAGAAAGTCGCCATGGCCAGGTCGTAATAGCTGTTGACCTCCCAGATCAGTACCTTCGGCGGTTTGTCCTGGAAGTCCTGGGTGCCGAGGTACTGCAGCATGGCACTGTGGAAGCCACCGCCTGTCACCGAGCGGTTATCCACGTCGACGTTGGCGTACTGTTTGAGAAAGCCGTCGAAGTTGTACTGTGCGGAACTGAAACTGGTGCCGACCAGCACCACATCGGGCCGTTCGGTATCGCCAAACAGCTCATTGCTCTCTTCTTTAGGCTCCGTCACTGCGCGCGTGAAATACTCATTGGCGTAACCATTGCCACAGATCTTGCCGAATGCCTGGTTGAGTGAGCCGGCCTTGTACAGGTTGCCTTCCGTGCGCGTGGCAAATTCCTTGCGCGCAATCCCCTTGAAGACCCCCGACTTACCAATCTCGGCGGCCAGCAACTGCGCGGTCAGCTCAGCGCCTTGCGGCGTCCAGTGGTTATCGCGCTTGAAGAAGAATTTGCTGCGCACTTCGGCCGGCAGGTCCAGCAGTGCGGAGAGGTCCGGCACGCGTATACCCAGGCTGCGCAGGCGCTCGATGGTAGCCAGGTAATTACTGCGCGACAGTTCGGCATTGAAGCTGCTGCGCTCCTGCGGGTTGAGCATCTCAGTGACGAGCAGGCCACGCGGCGGCAGGTAGACCATCACCAGTTCCACGCCCTTGGCTTTCAGCGCATCACGCAGATCCTGGAGCAGTTTGAAACCCTCGGGCGTGGTGCCGATGTTGGTCATGAAGTCGATCTTGCTGCGGAAAAGCCAATCCTCGTGCCCCTGCACCAGTTGGCTGAAATCGCCCAGATCACCGGTGTAGCTGCTGTCCTGCAGCGCCTGCGGGCAGATCT
Proteins encoded:
- a CDS encoding alginate O-acetyltransferase, giving the protein MNRTLNLLYSLIFCSLLLVLCLWSLRAVFGFSTASETSVLDGKLALAFEKHYDAEFPVKQLGTNLWALAGYRLFGEGRQGVIIGQDGWLFSDEEFKPASKPDQLQDNWRLVNAVRAELERRGVTLVLALLPAKARLYPEHLDDELPALAQQRLYPKVLDMMRQAGLDGPNLLPALQQAKAQGPVFLRTDSHWTPFGAEVAARSLAEHLARQGIWQHGDQTFVTEAVASREHKGDLLSFLPLEPYFADLQPPAERLRPRLTRAAEGQEASAEDELFVDALPSIALVGTSYSANPDWNFAGALKQALGSDLVNYAEEGKGPLVPMLNLLQQGDKELAGLRLVIWEFPERYLMLPSDLSGFDAAWLARLHNGEEPVSRALRTATSTSTEPILQF
- a CDS encoding mannose-1-phosphate guanylyltransferase/mannose-6-phosphate isomerase, which gives rise to MIPVILSGGSGSRLWPLSRKQYPKQFLALTSELSLFQQTLQRLDFEGMQSPLIVCNHEHRFIVNEQLERIGVEGHSTLLEPFGRNTAPAVAMAALQLLADGRDELMLVLPADHVIEDQLALREALEVARAVAEEGEMVLFGIPVKRPETGFGYIKATRAGDGDGMHPGVYRVSQFVEKPNAELARELVRTGGYYWNSGMFLFRASRYLDELLKHAPGIYDACALALERSHRCGNVMTIDTNTFECCPDNSIDYAVMEKTSRACVVPLAAGWSDVGNWSSLWDVHEKDQAGNVLKGDVLTHDSRNSFVHSSSKLVALVGVDDLVVVETKDAVMIAHKNSVQDVKALVNRLDLKGRSETQSHCAVNRPWGCYDSVDNGIRHQVKRITVKPGAQLSLQMHHHRAEHWIVVSGIAQVTCDDKVFLLAENQSTYIPIASVHRLANPGKIPLEIIEVQSGSYLGEDDIERLEDIYGRTGEALLAPQLVVGV
- a CDS encoding alginate O-acetyltransferase, coding for MGRFVQGWLACASIATLFTSSLSLAADAPEYEIERCCQICPQALQDSSYTGDLGDFSQLVQGHEDWLFRSKIDFMTNIGTTPEGFKLLQDLRDALKAKGVELVMVYLPPRGLLVTEMLNPQERSSFNAELSRSNYLATIERLRSLGIRVPDLSALLDLPAEVRSKFFFKRDNHWTPQGAELTAQLLAAEIGKSGVFKGIARKEFATRTEGNLYKAGSLNQAFGKICGNGYANEYFTRAVTEPKEESNELFGDTERPDVVLVGTSFSSAQYNFDGFLKQYANVDVDNRSVTGGGFHSAMLQYLGTQDFQDKPPKVLIWEVNSYYDLAMATFYRQAMPLLNNGCRDVTADIDQKLTLRPGKNEVLVNTGVKPIHSEDAVVEIQFSKPAISDLRSTVWYMSGSRENLLISRSREVESNGRFVFRLREDAEWAGQTLLSLEIDMPADMPPGLQVEAKICRRADKPASVMQAKAD
- a CDS encoding alginate O-acetyltransferase AlgF; this encodes MSLFSSMSYTLRLGSLLLGLSAPWVMADEAALYGPAAPYGSAFVRGFNAANSSFDANLGPVRINDLGAKSSSDFAFLPAGSYTVGADGKSLAVKLDAERYYTLVQMPDGALELVDEPPFKNRQKSLLRLQNLSDTALSIKTADGRTEVIHPVSANARGEREINPVKVRLTLFAGDRKIRDLDPLVLERGEVVSLFVTGSADKLSPAWVKRPVATN
- a CDS encoding AraC family transcriptional regulator, which codes for MLHSHLTTLNAVSLILNTFKAEGLSSEALLAGSGISAADLSRADTHITTNQEMQVCANAVALKRDIGLELGRRMHVSCYGMLGYALLTSATFGDALRLAIRYPALLGTVFELSVEEEGERVWFVAADYRESPSMAVFNAEFCLVSLKVICDDLLGHPLPLLAARLEHTAPDYEATYAEHFNCPLHFGGRNNAFAFDKHWLDQPLPLADIITHQAMAERCRKQNIEFTGRQAWLGRIRQLLSAQLNAAPGLEGLAEQMNCSARTLRRHLKDLGCSYQELLDELRFEQAKQMLCEDQLPIYQIAEALGFSETASFRHAFVRWSGVAPSQFRPHG
- a CDS encoding mannuronate-specific alginate lyase, whose protein sequence is MKPWQICSRMALTGLALLLAGGCSKPLERNAGASLVPPSGFYLAAPSPKDKVADCPEAPAPYSGDLLFPSKYEGSDSARDKLNPQAAARYKRLTGDVRTLESGVSKLVGKYLEDGRQEYADCALTWLNTWAEADALLSRTYNHTGKSVRKWALGSLSSAYLRLQFSGSEPLRGHEAETRAIEQWFARLADQVVHDWNEQPRERRNNHQYWAAWAVMASAVVLDRQDLFDWAVEQYRHGMEQVDAEGYLPLELSRHTRALAYHNYSLGPLVMIAAFAEANGLDLRGDNGGALQRLAQRVEKGVHNPRLFEARSGYPQELEDLQEDGKFAWLEPYCALYRCSAETDAWRRSLEPLETYRLGGDVTQLFNP
- a CDS encoding MinD/ParA family protein, whose amino-acid sequence is MDTEHFVQVIAIASGKGGVGKTTVAVNLALALAELGRRVVLLDSNLEFPNVDVQLGLVPRYTLVDLIEGRCELSDTLMEGPGGVRVVASGSGVPSMVRLSPAQHSGLIQAFSEIADSLDVLVIDTATGIGESVVSFIRAAHEVLVIVCDEPTSISGAYALIKVLNHEHGMKRFRVLVNMEINPLEGLSLFAKLIKLTDHFLDVFLEYAGAIPYDEYVRNAAQTRRAVYERHPRCKCSKAFQEVALKADAWPLLGAPRGHVEFFVERLVSNSKR
- a CDS encoding MBOAT family O-acyltransferase, with product MVFSSNVFLFLFLPIFLGLYYLVGTRYRNLLLLVASYIFYAWWRIDFLVLFAVVTVFNYWIGLRIGAAGVRTKTAQKWLLLGVVVDLGVLGYFKYANFGVDSLNAIITSFGMEPFVLTHILLPIGISFYIFESISYIIDVYRGDTPATHNLVDFAAFVAIFPHLIAGPVLRFRDLVDQFNHRTHTVDKFAEGCTRFMQGFIKKVFIADSIAPIADHCFALSDPTTGDAWLGALAYTAQLYFDFSGYSDMAIGLGLMMGFRFMENFKQPYISQSITEFWRRWHISLSTWLRDYLYISLGGNRGTSFQTYRNLFLTMLLGGLWHGANFTYILWGAWHGAWLAIERSLGVNAAPRVLNPLRWVFTFMLVVIGWVIFRAENLDVAWRMYAAMFSFADFRLSELYRAQLTSLQIATLVLAYVVLAIFGIRQFYSQPLAAGPKASAREDDGIMINANGRAAVARLRIGAVAFHAAVLLLFTVSVLKLSAQSFSPFLYFQF